The Acidithiobacillus ferrooxidans ATCC 23270 genomic interval CGCAAAGGGTCGAAGGCTGGCGCCGGGCACTGCTGCAGGGCCGCCTGCTGGGTATCGGCGGTCGGCTGGAGCGCCAGGGTGTCAGTCTTCATTTTATCGCCGACGCCATGGAGGATCTCAGCCCCTGGCTGGGTACACTGAGCACACGCTCCCGGGATTTTTATTAGTCCCGCTACCGAGGAAGTCCCTGCCCAGACAGCGGGTTCCTCTGGTCCGTCCGGCTTTACCAGGATGAGGCCGTCTGGCTTTTACCACGGCCACAGGTTTAGAATCCAAGCGTATCGTCGTTACATCTCGCAAAAACATAAGGACCGTATTCACTCATGGAGAAAAAATCCATCGCGTTGGCCGTAGGCCTTTTTATTATCGGAGGCCTCACCGGCGCCGTCGTGGAACGTTTTGCAGTAATGCCCGGCACAGGATCGGGAGTCAGTCTCGGCACAGCGGCAAGCTTGCTGGAATCCGTGACCCATGGGGAAGCCAAGGCCGAGAAGGTGTTTCCCGGTCCCGGCGGATTGACCGGAATCGAGGTGACTCTGCAGGGCCATCCGACGGTCGCCTTCGCCACCGCGGATGGCCGATACCTGGTTGCCGGCCCCGTCCTGAACAAGCAGGGTGAGGATGAAGCGCACACGGCGATGGTGAAGCTTGGCCTGATTCCCAAACCGGCGAGCGCAGGGGCTTTGGCGGCGAAGGCGGCTGGTGCCGATAGCTTTGTGCTGGGTACAGGCGGACCGGAAATCACTGCTTTCGTCGATCCAAACTGCATTTTCTGCCACAAGTTTTATGAAGAGGCCAAACCGCTGATCGAGGCCGGCAAGCTCAGAGTACGTTATGTGGTGGTGGCTTTTCTCAAGCCGAGCAGCATGCCGAAGGCCGCAGCCATTCTTGGTGCCGCAGACCCCGCTGCCGCCATGGCGAAGAACGAAAAGGGCTTTGATGCGGTGACGGAAGAGGGGGGGATTGCACCGGCGCAAAATCCCGCCGCCGCCACCCTCAGTGCGGTAGAAAACAATACCAGGCTATTGGGTGAAAGCGGTGAAATGGCTACCCCCACCCTGATTTACTGTAATTCAAAGGGTGAGCCGACCTTGGTACATGGCCTGGGCAAAGAGAGCTTCATGGATTTTGCTGCGCATATCGGTAATCTGCAAAATGGAGCGTGCCGGAAGTGAATATCTCGGGATCGAAAGCGACGGTAATCCGGCGTGGAGACTACCAGGCTCCCAGCTATCAAGTCTCCGAAATCGCCTTGGATGTGCGCCTGGATCCAGACAATACCGAAGTACACACCCGCCTTCAGTTGCATCGCATCGCACCGGAGCCGGTCGCGGAACTGCATCTGGATGGCGAGTCTCTGGAACTGTTGGGTCTCCAGCGGGATGGCCAGGCGCTGGCAGAAAGCGCATATCGGCTGACCGAGGGTGGTTTGCTCTTGCTGAATCCTCCGGAAGCCTTCATTCTGGAAAGCAGGGTACGTATCCATCCTCGGGCCAACACCGCGCTTTCCGGTCTCTATCATGCGGGCGGGCAGTTTCTGACCCAATGTGAAGCGGAGGGATTCCGGCGTATCACCTATTACCTGGATCGCCCCGACTGCCTCGCCCGCTTCACGGTGACCCTGCACGCCCCGCAGGACAGTTGCCCGGTATTGCTCGCCAATGGCAACTGTATGGCCACGGGTGTTGAAGAGGGTGGCTGGCACTGGGCCCGCTGGGAAGACCCCTATCCCAAGCCGGCCTACCTCTTCGCCATGGTGGCCGGGGATCTGGCGGTAGTCCGCGACCGGTATCGCACTGCTTCCGGCCGGGAAGTAGCCCTGGAAATCTATGTGGCCGAACGCGATACCGGTGCCTGCGCCCAGGCCATGGACAGCCTCAAACACGCCATGCGCTGGGACGAAGAGGTCTACGGCCGGGAATACGATCTAAACCGCTATATGATCGTCGCTACCGACAGCTTCAATATGGGCGCGATGGAGAATAAAGGCCTCAATATTTTTAATGCCAAGTATGTGCTCGCTAGCCCGGAAACAGCTACGGACAGCGACTATCAGGGTATCGAGTCGGTTATCGCCCACGAATATTTCCACAACTGGACCGGCAATCGGGTGACCTTGCGCGACTGGTTTCAGCTCAGTCTCAAAGAAGGCCTGACGGTGTTTCGCGATCAGGAATTCAGTGCCGATCAAAATTCCCGCGGTGTCCAGCGCATCGGCGATGTACGCCGCCTGCGTGCCGCCCAGTTCCCGGAAGACGCTGGTCCGCTCGCCCACCCGGTGCGGCCCGATGCCTATTCCGAGATCAACAATTTCTACACCGCCACGGTTTATGAAAAAGGCGCCGAATTGGTGCGAATGATGCACACCCTGCTTGGCAATGTGCCATTTCGGAAGGGTATGGATCTGTATTTCGAGCGTCACGACGGCCATGCGGTAACCATAGAGGACTTTATTGCCGCCATGGAAGACGCCAACCAGCGTGACCTCTCCGGATTTCGGCGCTGGTATGGCCAGGCGGGGACGCCCGTGGTACGGGCTACAGGCAGCTACGATCCTGCCCGGCACAGCTATACCCTTACCCTGCATCAGGAAACCCCGGCAACCCCCGGTCAACCCGTGAAAGAGGCGGTGCCGATCCCGGTTCGTATGGCGTTGCTCAACACCCAAGGGCAACGTGTGCCTCTGGAGGTTGTCGGGGGTGCCTCCGAAACGGTATTGTTGCTGGAGCAGTCGGAGCAATCCTGGAACTTTGCGAACTTGCCGGGTCCGGTGATTCCTTCCCTTCTGCGCGGCTTCTCCGCCCCGGTGCGGCTGCAGGACTCTCTGGATGACGACGCCCATGGTTTTCTGGCACGCCACGATGATGATCCCTTCAATCGCTGGGAAAGCATGCAGGACCTTGCTGTAAAAGCCTTGCTCGCCGCTGTGGCGGATTCATCGGTCGCACCATTGCCCATCACATTACGGAACGCCGTCGCAGCGACGCTGGCGGACCGTCAGGTGGACCCCGCCTTTTGTGCCGAACTGTT includes:
- the dsbG gene encoding thiol:disulfide interchange protein DsbG is translated as MEKKSIALAVGLFIIGGLTGAVVERFAVMPGTGSGVSLGTAASLLESVTHGEAKAEKVFPGPGGLTGIEVTLQGHPTVAFATADGRYLVAGPVLNKQGEDEAHTAMVKLGLIPKPASAGALAAKAAGADSFVLGTGGPEITAFVDPNCIFCHKFYEEAKPLIEAGKLRVRYVVVAFLKPSSMPKAAAILGAADPAAAMAKNEKGFDAVTEEGGIAPAQNPAAATLSAVENNTRLLGESGEMATPTLIYCNSKGEPTLVHGLGKESFMDFAAHIGNLQNGACRK
- the pepN gene encoding aminopeptidase N; its protein translation is MPEVNISGSKATVIRRGDYQAPSYQVSEIALDVRLDPDNTEVHTRLQLHRIAPEPVAELHLDGESLELLGLQRDGQALAESAYRLTEGGLLLLNPPEAFILESRVRIHPRANTALSGLYHAGGQFLTQCEAEGFRRITYYLDRPDCLARFTVTLHAPQDSCPVLLANGNCMATGVEEGGWHWARWEDPYPKPAYLFAMVAGDLAVVRDRYRTASGREVALEIYVAERDTGACAQAMDSLKHAMRWDEEVYGREYDLNRYMIVATDSFNMGAMENKGLNIFNAKYVLASPETATDSDYQGIESVIAHEYFHNWTGNRVTLRDWFQLSLKEGLTVFRDQEFSADQNSRGVQRIGDVRRLRAAQFPEDAGPLAHPVRPDAYSEINNFYTATVYEKGAELVRMMHTLLGNVPFRKGMDLYFERHDGHAVTIEDFIAAMEDANQRDLSGFRRWYGQAGTPVVRATGSYDPARHSYTLTLHQETPATPGQPVKEAVPIPVRMALLNTQGQRVPLEVVGGASETVLLLEQSEQSWNFANLPGPVIPSLLRGFSAPVRLQDSLDDDAHGFLARHDDDPFNRWESMQDLAVKALLAAVADSSVAPLPITLRNAVAATLADRQVDPAFCAELLTLPGEDYIGEQMPVVAVEAIHRARDGMMRAIGRHFAKEWTGLYHDLAAAYQRDGLSIGRRRLRNLALAYLIAGEGNSREGAILHARQQYIQADNMTDRLAAFQLLAQHRHHDAEDVILDFYQRWHEYPLVIDKWFAIQAAAPYPKTLRQVEHLLVHPAFDWRVPNRVRAVLGAFAANPTVFHAADGSGYTFFAEQIRRLDDINPQTAARLATPLSRWQRYDAPRQQAMVTALKILAGKPGLSRDLAEVIQRSHPE